One window from the genome of Bacillus tianshenii encodes:
- a CDS encoding spore germination protein yields the protein MPSFIGGPINVNNVSGVMNFGDTLNISPKSSSKTANGSGGGNIGNFVNTNNGLSSTNSLDPDLIDQPTAANV from the coding sequence ATGCCTTCATTTATCGGTGGCCCCATTAATGTAAACAATGTAAGTGGTGTTATGAACTTCGGTGATACACTTAATATTTCTCCAAAAAGCTCATCAAAAACTGCTAATGGTTCTGGTGGAGGTAATATTGGGAACTTTGTCAACACAAACAACGGATTGAGTTCGACAAATTCGTTAGATCCTGATCTTATCGACCAACCGACAG